One stretch of Methylococcus capsulatus DNA includes these proteins:
- a CDS encoding fatty acid cis/trans isomerase produces the protein MRPFIVLFLLALVAGCAAYGQIRLDQRYGAPDPRRFDRPRSTAVLPVEYRRDVKPVLDSRCVVCHACYDAPCQLQLGSYEGVTRGASGERVYDAARLLAAEPTRLFLDARSTAEWRSKGFHPVLNERSAGPEANRDAGVMARLLTLKRRLDFPQYGLLSPNRYDFSLDRSQQCPAIEEIGDFEAEHPEWGMPYGLPPLSEEENRTLMAWLEAGAPAAPEPSLTEAQRDQIARWEAFLNGADPKTQLMSRYLYEHWFLAHLYFDELPPGGYFELIRSRTAPGRPIEPIATRRPYDDPGVARVYYRLRPHRPTLVSKTHMPYALNAARMARIKTWFLDEPYTVKALPSYDPKVSANPFIAFEQIPVRSRYRLLLDEAQFTIMNFIKGPVCRGQVALNVITDHFWIGFIHPDLPVFNETSAFLADVLKEVSLPTEQQSNALLTRWLSYSRGQTEYLRRKSELANRRFTGNNSPSLSMLWDGDGNNTNAALTVFRHFDSASVVKGLLGERPQTALIMGYTLLERIHYLLVAGFDVYGNTAHQLEARLYMDFLRMEGEMNFLALLPGGDRNAVRDLWYRGAGEEVKSYLTGASPFFAKPDGTSKSPSEAKNWRRLCLRRPAPSCVRLGSVRLSATHSAKAPTMTRRRVGSLMFCLHLR, from the coding sequence ATGCGTCCTTTCATCGTGCTGTTCCTTCTCGCCCTCGTTGCCGGCTGCGCCGCCTATGGCCAGATTCGGCTGGATCAGCGCTACGGCGCGCCCGACCCCCGTCGTTTCGACCGGCCCCGGAGCACTGCGGTACTGCCCGTCGAGTACCGGCGCGACGTCAAACCCGTCCTCGACAGCCGCTGCGTGGTTTGTCATGCCTGCTACGATGCGCCCTGTCAGTTGCAACTGGGAAGCTACGAAGGGGTGACGCGCGGCGCCAGTGGCGAGCGGGTCTACGATGCCGCCCGCCTGTTGGCGGCCGAGCCCACCCGTTTGTTCCTGGATGCCCGCAGCACTGCTGAATGGCGAAGCAAAGGATTCCATCCCGTGCTCAACGAGCGCAGCGCCGGCCCCGAAGCCAATCGCGACGCCGGCGTGATGGCGCGCCTGCTAACACTCAAACGCCGGCTCGATTTTCCCCAATACGGCTTACTGTCCCCGAATCGCTACGATTTTTCCCTGGACCGCAGCCAGCAATGCCCGGCCATCGAAGAAATCGGCGATTTCGAAGCCGAGCATCCGGAATGGGGCATGCCTTATGGTCTGCCGCCGCTCTCCGAGGAGGAAAACCGCACCCTCATGGCGTGGCTGGAGGCTGGCGCTCCCGCCGCTCCGGAGCCTTCCCTCACCGAGGCGCAGCGCGACCAGATCGCCCGCTGGGAAGCATTCCTCAACGGGGCCGATCCCAAGACCCAGTTGATGAGCCGCTATCTGTACGAACACTGGTTCCTGGCTCATCTCTATTTCGACGAGCTTCCGCCGGGCGGCTACTTCGAACTCATCCGCTCCCGCACCGCGCCGGGCCGGCCCATCGAGCCCATCGCGACCCGCCGTCCCTACGACGACCCGGGCGTGGCGCGGGTCTACTACCGCCTGCGGCCGCATCGGCCGACGCTGGTGTCCAAAACCCACATGCCCTATGCCCTGAACGCGGCACGGATGGCGCGTATCAAGACGTGGTTCCTCGATGAGCCCTACACCGTCAAGGCGCTGCCGTCCTACGACCCGAAGGTCTCGGCGAATCCATTCATCGCATTCGAGCAGATTCCGGTGCGTTCGCGCTATCGCCTGTTGCTGGACGAGGCGCAGTTCACCATCATGAATTTCATCAAAGGGCCCGTATGCCGGGGGCAGGTCGCACTCAACGTGATCACCGACCACTTCTGGATCGGGTTCATACACCCGGACCTGCCGGTGTTCAACGAAACCTCGGCGTTTCTGGCCGACGTCCTGAAGGAAGTCAGCCTGCCGACGGAACAGCAGAGCAATGCGCTCCTCACCCGCTGGCTCTCGTATTCACGCGGTCAGACCGAATACCTGCGACGCAAATCGGAACTGGCGAATCGACGGTTTACCGGCAACAACAGCCCCAGCCTGTCCATGCTGTGGGACGGCGACGGCAACAACACCAATGCTGCGCTCACCGTGTTTCGCCATTTCGACAGCGCCAGCGTGGTCAAGGGGCTGCTGGGCGAGCGGCCGCAGACCGCCCTCATCATGGGCTACACCTTACTGGAGCGTATCCACTACCTTTTAGTGGCGGGTTTCGACGTCTACGGCAACACCGCACACCAATTGGAGGCCCGGCTCTACATGGATTTTCTCCGGATGGAGGGCGAGATGAACTTCCTGGCCCTGCTGCCCGGCGGCGATCGCAACGCAGTGCGCGATCTCTGGTATCGCGGGGCAGGGGAGGAAGTGAAATCCTATCTCACTGGAGCGTCGCCATTTTTCGCGAAACCCGACGGGACTTCCAAGTCACCCTCGGAA
- a CDS encoding GH36-type glycosyl hydrolase domain-containing protein, with the protein MNPQHPMTARPAIRLESPSGVIFHLTSSGSIRRMDYGDVLLNLFPGSEVEGGPANLYLRRLSEPARSVPEGPAEAVPLLGPRSPGRIRCDGRGLSIEGEWAGIRFWVSLVLAEAAPAWFWHVALENVGGTAETVELVYAQDLGLAHYGAVRLNEYYVSQYLDHTPLPHPSQGTILASRQNLAMGGRFPWVAIGSLNRARSFATDALQFYGLAGRAGRPPRGLMEGLPGTRRQHEHAMAVLQDTPLTLAPGEASAAGFFGWFEPDHPAATSVADLAFVDRALSLPEAAPPAVRWDPCEGFAPSASLFSTAPLLETLDLGEAEITRLFGGERREAEREHGRLLSFFSGERAHVVLRAKELEVLRPHGHILRTGRGLVPDEAGLTSTAWMAGVFHSMVTQGHVSINRFLSTTHSYLSLFRAHGQRLFIEIDGRWRLLDVPSAFEMRPEGCRWIYQHASGLLQVRSEAASGSHELSLTLDVLEGPPIRCLLSNHVALNGDDGAEAVPAQFVRDGTGVLVRPVPESDVGRRFPDGGFRIDPLPGTPLETVGGDELLYADGRSRGEPFLCLITAPVSSAGFRITGCLVPAPPAAADTGPYWHEMTAALRVHPPGGSTLGGDIGRLREILPWLAHNALIHYLSPRGLEQYSGGGWGVRDVCQGPVEMLLALGRPEPVRDLLCRVFRNQNPDGDWPQWFMFFERERHIRPGDSHGDIVFWPVLALAQYLLASGDGALLDEVLPFFHPEGGDKAERATLWGHVERALRVVAARSIPGTRLAAYGHGDWNDSLQPVDPAMRERLCSTWTVTLHYQTLTTLAEALRRLKRYDQAAAFETAAAEVREDFQRRLLVDGVLAGYAHFGEDGRIAYLAHPRDRTTGLSYSLLPMIHAIANGLLTPAQAARHLRLIEDHLLGPDGARLFDRPMAYRGGPQKYFQRAESSSFFGREIGLMYTHAHLRYAEALARYGDAEGFFEALCKANPIGIRALVPTATLRQANCYYSSSDAAFADRYQAQAEYERVRKGEIAFDGGWRVYSSGAGIGMSLILRGLLGLRLESSKLVIDPVIPKALDGLRVELELAGSAFEVVYAIQNSGAGPLSLSLNGADLPFSRAPNPYRTGGAEVALDALRMNLTGDRNRLAVALR; encoded by the coding sequence ATGAACCCACAGCATCCGATGACCGCACGGCCGGCGATCCGCCTGGAAAGTCCTTCCGGCGTGATCTTCCACCTTACATCCAGCGGGTCGATCCGGCGCATGGATTACGGGGATGTCCTGCTCAACCTGTTCCCCGGCTCGGAGGTCGAGGGCGGACCGGCCAACCTCTATCTGCGCCGCCTCTCGGAGCCTGCCCGGAGCGTGCCCGAAGGGCCGGCCGAGGCCGTGCCGCTGCTCGGTCCGCGCAGTCCTGGCCGCATACGGTGCGACGGACGCGGGCTATCGATCGAGGGGGAATGGGCGGGCATCCGGTTCTGGGTGTCCCTGGTGCTGGCCGAAGCCGCGCCCGCCTGGTTCTGGCACGTGGCCCTGGAGAACGTCGGCGGGACCGCCGAGACGGTGGAGCTGGTCTATGCCCAGGATTTGGGGCTGGCGCACTATGGCGCGGTGCGGCTCAACGAGTACTACGTCAGCCAATATTTGGACCATACGCCGCTCCCTCACCCCTCACAGGGTACGATCCTGGCCTCCCGCCAGAACCTGGCGATGGGCGGTCGTTTTCCCTGGGTCGCCATCGGCTCGCTGAACCGGGCCCGGAGTTTCGCCACCGACGCATTGCAGTTCTACGGGCTGGCGGGCCGCGCCGGCCGCCCGCCGCGGGGGCTGATGGAGGGCCTCCCCGGAACGCGCCGCCAGCACGAGCATGCCATGGCGGTGCTCCAGGACACCCCGTTGACACTGGCACCGGGCGAGGCGTCGGCGGCGGGGTTCTTCGGCTGGTTCGAACCGGACCACCCGGCGGCGACCTCCGTCGCCGATCTGGCCTTCGTCGACCGCGCATTGAGCCTGCCGGAGGCGGCGCCTCCCGCGGTAAGGTGGGATCCATGCGAAGGCTTCGCGCCGTCGGCCAGTCTGTTCAGCACCGCACCACTCCTCGAAACCTTGGACCTCGGCGAAGCCGAGATCACCAGGCTGTTCGGCGGCGAACGGCGGGAGGCGGAGCGGGAGCATGGCCGCCTGCTGTCATTCTTTTCGGGGGAACGCGCTCATGTCGTGCTCAGGGCCAAGGAACTCGAGGTGCTGCGTCCCCATGGCCACATCCTCCGTACCGGCCGCGGTCTGGTACCGGACGAGGCCGGCCTGACCTCCACCGCCTGGATGGCCGGCGTGTTTCATTCGATGGTGACCCAGGGCCACGTGAGCATCAACCGCTTCCTGTCCACCACCCACAGTTACCTGAGCCTGTTCCGGGCGCACGGCCAACGGCTGTTCATCGAGATCGACGGCCGCTGGCGGCTGCTGGATGTGCCTTCCGCCTTCGAGATGCGACCGGAGGGCTGCCGTTGGATCTACCAGCACGCCAGCGGATTGCTGCAGGTGCGCAGCGAGGCCGCCAGCGGGAGCCATGAACTCTCGCTAACCCTGGATGTGCTGGAGGGACCGCCCATCCGCTGCCTGCTCAGCAACCATGTCGCCCTCAACGGCGACGACGGTGCCGAGGCCGTGCCGGCGCAGTTCGTCCGCGACGGGACGGGGGTGTTGGTCCGCCCGGTCCCCGAATCCGATGTCGGCCGCCGTTTCCCGGATGGCGGCTTCCGCATCGATCCGCTGCCCGGCACCCCGCTCGAGACCGTTGGCGGGGACGAGCTGCTGTACGCCGACGGCCGATCCCGCGGCGAACCCTTTCTGTGCCTGATCACCGCGCCGGTGTCGTCGGCCGGCTTCCGCATCACCGGCTGTCTGGTGCCGGCTCCCCCGGCCGCAGCCGACACAGGCCCATATTGGCACGAAATGACCGCGGCCTTGCGGGTCCATCCGCCGGGCGGCAGTACGCTGGGGGGAGACATCGGGCGCCTGCGGGAAATCCTGCCCTGGCTCGCCCATAATGCCCTGATCCATTACCTCAGCCCGCGCGGGCTGGAGCAGTATTCCGGCGGCGGCTGGGGCGTCCGTGACGTCTGCCAGGGACCGGTGGAAATGCTCCTGGCCCTGGGCCGGCCCGAGCCGGTCCGCGACCTGCTGTGCCGGGTGTTCAGGAACCAGAATCCGGACGGCGACTGGCCGCAGTGGTTCATGTTCTTCGAGCGGGAACGCCACATCCGCCCTGGCGACTCGCACGGCGACATCGTGTTCTGGCCGGTCCTGGCCCTCGCCCAATACCTGCTGGCCTCCGGAGACGGTGCGCTGCTGGATGAGGTTCTGCCCTTCTTCCATCCAGAAGGCGGCGACAAGGCCGAGCGGGCGACGCTCTGGGGGCACGTGGAGCGCGCGCTGCGAGTCGTGGCCGCGCGGAGCATTCCCGGCACCCGGCTGGCGGCCTACGGCCACGGCGACTGGAACGATTCGCTGCAACCGGTGGACCCGGCCATGCGCGAACGGCTGTGCAGCACCTGGACGGTGACCCTGCATTACCAGACTCTGACCACGCTGGCCGAAGCGCTGCGCCGCTTGAAGCGCTATGACCAGGCGGCGGCTTTCGAGACCGCGGCGGCGGAAGTGCGCGAAGATTTCCAGCGGCGGCTGTTGGTCGACGGCGTCCTCGCCGGCTACGCCCATTTCGGCGAGGACGGACGAATCGCTTATCTCGCGCATCCACGTGACCGGACCACCGGCCTTTCCTACAGCTTGCTGCCGATGATCCATGCCATCGCCAATGGGCTGTTGACGCCCGCCCAGGCGGCGCGGCACCTGCGGCTCATCGAAGACCATCTGCTCGGCCCCGATGGCGCCAGGCTGTTCGACCGGCCGATGGCCTACCGCGGCGGCCCGCAGAAGTATTTCCAACGGGCCGAGAGCAGCAGCTTCTTCGGCCGCGAAATCGGCCTGATGTACACCCACGCCCATCTCCGCTATGCCGAAGCGCTGGCCCGCTACGGTGACGCGGAGGGCTTCTTCGAGGCGCTTTGCAAGGCCAATCCGATCGGCATCCGCGCTCTCGTACCCACCGCGACCTTGCGCCAGGCCAACTGCTACTATTCGAGTTCCGATGCCGCCTTCGCCGACCGCTATCAGGCTCAAGCCGAGTACGAGCGGGTTCGCAAGGGGGAAATCGCCTTCGACGGCGGCTGGCGGGTGTATTCGAGCGGCGCTGGCATCGGCATGAGCCTCATCTTGCGCGGCTTGCTGGGGTTACGGCTGGAAAGCTCGAAGCTGGTGATCGACCCGGTCATCCCGAAGGCTTTGGACGGCCTGCGGG